The Chaetodon trifascialis isolate fChaTrf1 chromosome 16, fChaTrf1.hap1, whole genome shotgun sequence genome includes a region encoding these proteins:
- the rnasekb gene encoding ribonuclease kappa-B, whose translation MPSLLFCGPKMAACGIVISIWGVIMLAMLGIFFSAKSAVLIEDVPFTEEDIRNDKNPPQNIYALYNQVGINCFIAAGIYVAVGAVSLCQVRLNKRQEYMVT comes from the exons ATGCCGTCGCTTCTCTTCTGCGGGCCGAAGATGGCCGCGTGCGGAATAGTGATCAGTATCTGGGGAGTCATCATGCTG gcCATGTTGGGAATCTTCTTCAGCGCGAAGTCGGCCGTGCTGATCGAAGACGTGCCGTTCACTGAGGAGGACATTCGTAACGA TAAAAATCCACCTCAGAACATCTACGCTCTGTACAACCAGGTCGGGATCAACTGCTTCATCGCCGCGGGCATTTATGTGGCGGTGGGTGCTGTGTCGCTCTGCCAGGTCCGACTCAACAAACGGCAGGAGTACATGGTCAcataa
- the LOC139345062 gene encoding uncharacterized protein, giving the protein MLVLMLPSWRFFSLCMQKKSICDLKSSSELLDTDVIAGKVVQKSGLRKYQTKEQEKKFFFYLAVVDETASIKVMVYGKKRYPEIKEGKFYLFRRLIRDDNRVKVTTQSKVSDTNSVEIPEKLEMEARTLIYSERPVCSISEAKSSDDKTGVSVEGTVTEIDPIEQVKLRSKEMKKRQSFKLKDDTDSIKIYMWGEETKQCKGLSVGDVIKVTDVKINKFHETVSLNSTGFTQIQEVQSIGIQNVSFEIVGIIKATKKETHLEACFNQQVHTFVVASRLLAEAFGLKLEGDYKEMFLGELPFSADAVIKGNRIKKIKAA; this is encoded by the exons ATGTTAGTGTTGATGTTGCCTTCatggagatttttttctctctgtatgcAGAAGAAATCCATCTGTGATCTGAAATCCAGCAGTGAACTTCTAGACACGGATGTCATTGCTGGGAAAGTTGTTCAGAAATCCGGTCTGCGCAAGTATCAAACCaaagagcaagagaaaaagtttttcttttatctggCAGTCGTTGATGAGACAGCCAGCATTAAAGTGATGGTATATGGAAAGAAGCGCTATCCAGAGATCAAGGAGGGCAAATTCTACCTCTTCAGAAGGCTAATAAGAGATGACAACCGTGTTAAGGTGACCACTCAGAGCAAAGTGTCCGATACAAACTCTGTTGAAATCCCAGAGAAGCTTGAGATGGAGGCTCGGACACTCATTTATTCTGAGAGACCAGTTTGCTCCATTTCTGAGGCCAAATCATCTGATGACAAGACAGGAGTGAGTGTTGAAGGAACCGTTACAGAG ATTGATCCCATTGAACAAGTTAAGCTGCGgagcaaagagatgaaaaagaggCAAAGTTTTAAACTAAAAGACGACACTGATTCCATCAAGATCTACATGTGGGGTGAAGAAACCAAGCAATGCAAAGGATTATCAGTTGGAGATGTCATTAAGGTCACCGACGTGAAGATCAACAAGTTCCATGAAACCGTATCACTCAACTCAACTGGATTCACCCAAATTCAAGAG GTTCAGAGTATTGGCATCCAGAACGTGAGCTTTGAGATTGTAGGAATCATAAAAGCCACGAAGAAGGAGACTCACCTGGAGGCATGCTTCAACCAACAAGTGCACACGTTCGTGGTGGCTTCTCGACTCCTTGCAGAAGCATTTGGCTTGAAACTGGAGGGCGATTATAAAGAGATGTTCCTTGGTGAGCTGCCGTTCTCAGCAGATGCAGTCATAAAGGgaaatagaattaaaaaaattaaagctGCTTAA
- the bacc1 gene encoding chromatin complexes subunit BAP18: protein MTSASAKVGEIFSAAGAAFTKLGELTMQLHPVSDSSPAGAKWTETEIEMLRLAVRRFGDDLNNISTVIKERTVAQIKSTVKRKLYEDSRVPISSESPKKTVKKTTVTMTPTPAPAAPAMIAVPTSQVVVATGMQNSPSLAPPIKKQKTADVTLSALNDSDVNSDLVDIEGLGDGSSSKKLNFDQESLNLDSSLIMNSSDLPLLSR, encoded by the exons ATGACGTCTGCCTCTGCGAAG GTGGGTGAGATTTtctcagcagcaggagctgccTTCACCAAGCTGGGAGAGCTGACCATGCAGCTGCACCCGGTGTCAGACTCCAGCCCTGCagg AGCCAAATGGACGGAGACAGAGATCGAGATGCTGCGTTTGGCGGTGCGTCGATTTGGAGACGACCTGAACAACATCAGCACTGTCATCAAAGAGCGCACTGT agctcaGATAAAGAGCACGGTGAAGAGGAAGTTGTATGAGGACAGCAGAGTCCCTATTTCCTCTGAATCCCCGAAGAAGACCGTCAAGAAAACCACTGTCACCATGACGCCGACgccagctcctgcagctcccgCCATGATTGCCGTGCCAACCTCGCAAGTCGTCGTGGCGACGGGCATGCAGAACAGCCCCTCTCTGGCCCCACCTATTAAGAAACAGAAGACTGCAG atGTGACGCTCAGCGCTCTGAATGACTCGGACGTGAACAGCGACCTGGTGGACATCGAAGGACTCGGCGATGGCTCCTCCAGCAAGAAACTCAACTTTGACCAAG AGAGCCTGAACCTGGACTCCAGCCTCATCATGAACTCCAGTGACCTTCCCCTCCTGTcccgctga